One segment of Ascidiaceihabitans donghaensis DNA contains the following:
- a CDS encoding class I SAM-dependent methyltransferase, translating into MSRLESFRRRLNAQIDGINWAIENIGETEGENTNAIQGDILEMGLGNGRTYDHLREYANRRIWVIDRVLQCHPSCVPPKADFLQGEADDMLVQMAQRGTQIAFTHYEFGIGVSDVDSAEATRLAPLIKAVMAPQGLVVSQQKMPVMTQIDGPPTVDPDRYFFYRNA; encoded by the coding sequence ATGAGCCGTTTGGAATCGTTTCGACGCAGGCTGAATGCACAGATTGATGGCATCAACTGGGCCATTGAAAATATCGGCGAGACCGAGGGCGAAAATACAAACGCCATCCAAGGGGACATCCTTGAAATGGGGCTTGGGAACGGGCGCACCTACGATCACTTGCGCGAATATGCAAACCGGCGCATCTGGGTGATCGACCGTGTGCTGCAATGCCACCCGTCATGCGTGCCGCCCAAGGCCGATTTTCTGCAAGGGGAGGCCGATGACATGCTTGTGCAAATGGCGCAGCGCGGCACGCAAATCGCGTTCACCCACTATGAGTTCGGGATTGGCGTCAGCGATGTTGACAGCGCCGAAGCCACACGGTTGGCCCCTTTGATCAAGGCTGTCATGGCGCCGCAGGGCTTGGTGGTGTCACAGCAAAAGATGCCGGTAATGACGCAAATCGACGGGCCGCCCACCGTTGATCCCGACCGGTATTTTTTCTACCGGAACGCGTGA
- a CDS encoding polysaccharide deacetylase family protein, whose amino-acid sequence MIDWTPLRSALARYRQSETPLPVWWRDDDAIAPTPQLDQLHALSVQLDLPVHLAVIPAHTKDTLAEYMASRQNLRPMVHGWAHQNHAEAGMKKSEFPHNDAACQSRASEGLKTLTHLFGSDLLPVFVPPWNRMDTGLSQHLKSAGYHAVSTFGPRKPQSGILHINTHIDPIFWRGTRGLVPPERLIAQTVERIEARRNGTEDAAEPLGYLTHHLVHDPDIWTFSYAFLNELLDGGATPAHLGKDLA is encoded by the coding sequence ATGATTGACTGGACCCCTTTGCGATCAGCCTTGGCGCGATACCGTCAATCCGAAACACCTCTGCCCGTTTGGTGGCGCGACGACGATGCAATTGCGCCGACACCGCAGTTGGACCAGCTGCACGCGCTTTCGGTGCAACTGGATTTGCCGGTGCATCTGGCGGTCATCCCGGCCCACACAAAAGACACATTGGCGGAATACATGGCAAGCCGGCAAAACCTGCGCCCCATGGTGCATGGATGGGCGCACCAGAACCACGCAGAAGCCGGAATGAAAAAATCCGAATTCCCGCACAATGATGCAGCGTGTCAAAGCCGCGCGTCGGAAGGGTTGAAGACGCTGACGCATTTGTTCGGCTCAGATCTTTTGCCCGTGTTTGTTCCCCCTTGGAACAGAATGGACACAGGGCTGTCGCAGCATCTGAAATCGGCAGGTTATCACGCCGTATCTACCTTTGGGCCACGCAAACCGCAGTCCGGTATCTTGCACATCAACACCCATATCGACCCCATCTTCTGGCGGGGCACACGGGGGTTGGTGCCACCCGAACGGCTGATTGCGCAGACGGTTGAGCGGATTGAAGCACGACGAAACGGCACCGAAGACGCCGCGGAACCTTTGGGGTATTTGACGCATCATCTGGTGCATGATCCGGACATTTGGACGTTCTCTTATGCGTTCCTGAACGAATTATTGGATGGTGGCGCAACACCCGCACACCTTGGAAAGGACTTGGCATGA
- a CDS encoding glycosyltransferase family protein: protein MKLMIIVTHLLGSGHLSRALTLGRCFAQEGHAVRILSGGLPAPHLDTTGVQFLQMPPLGSDGTNFTDLLDDKGIVANHDYMSSRRDMLVDALRADPPDVIITELFPFGRRSLKDEFQHLLSAAHNLSPKPLVFASIRDILAPPSKPRKAEFAAEVLDRFYDGVLVHSDPEITPLGISWPVTDALEQRLSYTGFVAPGPPNDHPQALGQGEILVSAGGGSVGDGIFETCIKAAILRPDLQWRILVGGGDADVRIKAFKAIAPANVILNAARSDFRQMLRHATASVSMCGYNTALDVLQTQVPAVFIPFDAGGEVEQTLRAKALAALPRIQVVLSDVLTPNALIAALNVVSKDHTNETPRFGFDGARRTVQIVEQKLAAR, encoded by the coding sequence ATGAAGCTTATGATCATTGTGACGCATCTGTTGGGATCGGGACATCTAAGCCGTGCGCTGACTCTGGGCCGGTGTTTCGCACAAGAAGGTCACGCGGTGCGCATACTGTCAGGCGGACTGCCCGCCCCACATCTGGACACCACCGGTGTGCAATTTCTGCAAATGCCGCCGTTAGGATCGGACGGCACCAATTTCACGGACCTGTTAGACGACAAAGGCATAGTAGCAAACCACGATTACATGTCGAGCAGACGGGATATGTTGGTGGACGCTTTGCGCGCAGACCCGCCAGACGTCATCATTACAGAGCTGTTCCCCTTTGGTCGCCGCAGCCTGAAAGATGAATTTCAACACCTGCTGAGCGCAGCGCACAATCTGTCCCCAAAGCCTTTGGTGTTCGCCTCAATCCGCGACATCCTTGCGCCCCCCTCCAAGCCACGCAAAGCCGAATTCGCCGCTGAGGTGTTGGACAGGTTCTACGACGGCGTCTTGGTGCATTCCGACCCCGAGATAACGCCGCTTGGCATCAGTTGGCCTGTCACGGACGCTTTGGAACAGCGCCTTTCATACACCGGATTTGTGGCGCCCGGCCCTCCGAACGATCATCCACAGGCGCTTGGGCAAGGCGAAATACTTGTCAGCGCAGGGGGCGGCAGCGTGGGGGATGGTATTTTCGAAACCTGCATCAAGGCTGCAATTTTGCGGCCGGACTTACAGTGGCGTATTCTTGTGGGGGGCGGTGATGCCGATGTGCGCATTAAAGCCTTCAAGGCAATCGCACCAGCCAACGTCATTTTGAACGCGGCACGTTCTGATTTTCGCCAGATGCTGCGCCACGCAACGGCTTCTGTTTCAATGTGCGGTTATAACACTGCCCTGGACGTTTTGCAGACCCAAGTACCTGCCGTCTTCATCCCCTTCGATGCCGGTGGTGAAGTCGAACAAACCCTACGCGCCAAGGCCTTGGCGGCACTTCCGCGCATACAGGTTGTCTTGTCCGATGTGCTAACACCGAACGCGTTGATCGCTGCGCTGAACGTAGTTTCGAAGGACCACACAAACGAAACACCAAGATTTGGGTTTGATGGCGCACGGCGCACCGTTCAAATTGTCGAACAGAAACTGGCCGCACGATGA
- a CDS encoding histidine phosphatase family protein, with amino-acid sequence MIRLGLLRHGHTAWNRAGRIQGRTDIPLDADASAALSKLCLPDGWTQADLWSSPLLRAVETAQLVASRAPRTSPALTEMNWGDWEGKHGKDLHADPASGFRDMEHWGWDFTPPNGEALSSLRSRTVTWAAGLQHDTVAVCHIGVMRVLMAHACGYNFAGTPPFQVKRNRLFCIEITQEGWTLHPDPIRLIEDLS; translated from the coding sequence ATGATCCGTTTGGGCCTTTTGCGCCACGGCCACACCGCATGGAATCGCGCAGGCCGCATCCAAGGGCGCACTGACATTCCGTTGGATGCCGACGCATCCGCAGCCCTTTCGAAACTGTGTCTGCCAGACGGTTGGACACAGGCTGATTTATGGTCTAGCCCGTTGCTCCGTGCCGTAGAAACAGCCCAGCTAGTCGCGTCACGTGCGCCCCGAACATCCCCCGCGCTTACCGAAATGAATTGGGGTGATTGGGAAGGGAAACACGGCAAAGATCTACACGCCGATCCTGCCAGCGGTTTTCGGGATATGGAACACTGGGGTTGGGATTTCACACCTCCAAACGGCGAGGCCTTGTCGTCCCTACGGTCCCGTACGGTAACTTGGGCGGCAGGCCTGCAACATGACACGGTAGCTGTATGTCATATCGGTGTGATGCGGGTTCTTATGGCGCATGCGTGCGGTTATAATTTTGCTGGAACGCCTCCGTTTCAGGTGAAACGCAACCGCCTGTTCTGCATTGAGATCACCCAAGAAGGCTGGACCTTGCACCCTGACCCAATTCGCTTAATTGAAGACCTATCATGA
- a CDS encoding glycosyltransferase family 4 protein: MARALMDALKDGGAEVHLASEFRSLEKTGSRQLQTGMIEQAHQQAADIVQKFQDAQLTAWVTYHNYYKAPDLIGPAVSATLGIPYLIIEATRARKRLDGAWATFAARSEAACDAAQVIFYLTDRDNEALERDAPDAQTLIHLRPFLNRSTLPAPSSQDGPMLSVGMMREGDKLASYLLIADTLAVLRHRDWRLDIIGDGDARHRVEDMMARFGKNVRFLGRQDAKEVAAAYSHAKLLFWPGVNEAFGMTYLEAQAAGVPVVAQDRPGVRDVVLTHGPAPRQGPGPMAQRIQDLLDNNQQATNEGVEARNFIQRRHLRPAATQTLLKGLSAAIEAAA, encoded by the coding sequence ATGGCAAGGGCCCTTATGGACGCGCTGAAAGACGGGGGCGCAGAGGTGCATTTGGCCTCTGAGTTCCGCAGCCTCGAAAAGACAGGGTCGCGACAGCTTCAAACAGGTATGATTGAGCAAGCCCATCAACAGGCTGCTGATATAGTTCAGAAATTCCAAGACGCCCAACTGACCGCATGGGTCACATACCACAATTACTACAAAGCCCCTGATCTGATCGGCCCCGCCGTCAGCGCTACATTGGGCATTCCCTATCTGATTATCGAAGCCACCCGAGCCCGCAAACGTCTGGACGGGGCATGGGCCACGTTTGCCGCACGATCAGAAGCTGCGTGCGACGCGGCACAGGTGATTTTCTATCTCACCGACCGCGACAATGAAGCGCTGGAACGTGATGCGCCGGATGCACAAACCCTGATCCACTTGCGCCCGTTTCTGAACCGCAGCACCCTACCCGCTCCTTCGTCCCAAGACGGCCCGATGCTAAGTGTTGGAATGATGCGCGAAGGCGACAAGCTGGCGTCTTACCTACTGATCGCGGACACTTTGGCTGTGTTGCGTCATCGGGACTGGCGCCTTGATATTATCGGTGACGGAGATGCACGGCACAGAGTGGAAGACATGATGGCCCGGTTCGGGAAAAACGTCCGTTTTCTGGGCCGGCAAGACGCAAAAGAAGTGGCCGCAGCGTACAGCCACGCGAAATTGCTATTCTGGCCCGGCGTCAACGAAGCTTTCGGCATGACCTATCTGGAAGCCCAAGCCGCCGGTGTCCCCGTTGTGGCACAGGATCGCCCCGGCGTTCGGGACGTGGTTTTGACACATGGCCCTGCCCCCCGCCAAGGCCCCGGGCCTATGGCGCAACGCATTCAAGACTTGCTGGACAACAATCAGCAAGCAACAAACGAAGGCGTTGAAGCCCGCAATTTCATTCAACGTCGCCACCTGCGCCCCGCTGCAACACAGACCCTGCTCAAAGGCCTGTCCGCGGCCATTGAGGCGGCCGCATGA
- a CDS encoding glycosyltransferase family 4 protein has product MTQSNTTPDPALAVVVKGWPRLSETFIAQELVALEQTGIAFEIWSLRHPTDTKTHPLHDRLQARVRYLPEYLEDEPDRVAAALKAAEHRPTYAAARAAFERDLARDATPNRERRFGQACVLAHEAPAALRGLYAHFLHTPSSVARYAAILLDLPWSFSAHAKDIWTSPEWELREKLSHDSFGASFGATCTGFGAAHLQGLSNGTPVDLVYHGLDLQRFPAPPERPLRVAGAPLHMMSVGRLVEKKGFDRLIAALALLPSEMDWHWTHIGGGALRDQMMQAAHDAQVGHRITWRGACDQPEVIEAMRAADVFVLPSRVAEDGDRDGLPNVLMEAASQKLPILSTPVSAIPEFIDTEVHGILSDDDPTALAREMKRFAHDSALGPRLADAAFTRLRLDFLMAPGIKHLSRRLNEMLA; this is encoded by the coding sequence ATGACCCAAAGTAACACAACTCCAGACCCCGCCTTGGCTGTCGTGGTCAAAGGCTGGCCCCGCCTGTCCGAAACCTTCATCGCCCAGGAACTTGTGGCGCTGGAACAGACAGGTATCGCCTTTGAAATTTGGTCGCTGCGCCATCCGACAGACACAAAAACCCATCCGCTGCATGACCGTCTGCAGGCGCGCGTCCGATACTTGCCCGAGTACCTTGAAGACGAACCGGATCGCGTGGCCGCAGCCCTGAAAGCCGCAGAACACCGCCCGACGTATGCCGCGGCCCGTGCCGCGTTTGAACGCGACCTTGCCCGCGATGCGACCCCGAACCGCGAACGCCGTTTTGGACAGGCTTGTGTTCTGGCCCATGAAGCACCGGCCGCCTTGCGCGGGCTGTATGCCCATTTCTTGCATACACCATCATCCGTCGCCCGTTATGCCGCGATACTTCTGGACCTCCCTTGGTCCTTTTCAGCCCATGCCAAAGACATCTGGACATCGCCCGAATGGGAGCTGCGCGAAAAGCTTTCCCATGACAGTTTCGGGGCATCTTTTGGCGCAACATGCACCGGATTTGGCGCGGCGCATTTGCAAGGGCTGTCCAACGGCACACCTGTCGATTTGGTGTACCACGGTCTGGATCTGCAGCGTTTTCCCGCGCCGCCAGAACGCCCTTTGCGCGTTGCGGGGGCGCCACTGCACATGATGTCCGTCGGGCGTTTGGTGGAAAAGAAGGGTTTTGACAGGCTGATTGCGGCCTTGGCGCTTCTGCCCTCTGAGATGGATTGGCACTGGACCCATATCGGTGGCGGCGCGTTGCGTGACCAAATGATGCAGGCGGCACACGACGCACAGGTTGGCCACCGCATCACATGGCGCGGGGCCTGTGACCAACCGGAAGTCATCGAAGCCATGCGCGCGGCCGATGTCTTTGTGTTGCCAAGCCGCGTTGCCGAAGACGGTGACCGGGATGGCCTGCCAAACGTGCTGATGGAAGCGGCAAGTCAAAAGCTACCGATCTTGTCCACGCCCGTGTCTGCTATCCCCGAATTTATCGACACAGAAGTTCATGGCATTCTCAGCGACGATGACCCCACCGCGTTGGCCCGTGAAATGAAACGCTTTGCACACGATTCCGCCCTAGGACCGCGGTTGGCCGATGCCGCATTTACGCGGTTGCGTCTTGATTTTTTGATGGCGCCCGGGATCAAGCATCTGTCACGCAGATTAAACGAGATGCTGGCATGA
- a CDS encoding glycosyltransferase family protein codes for MVQTPLPASDRPRRVVLYSHDTFGLGHLRRSRALASALTASDTVQSAIILTGSPVAGRFTFPERVDHVRLPGVTKLPDGSYVSQTLGLDIDETTALRAGLIQSAIEQYDPDLLIVDKEPTGFRGELLPTLEWLSQRGKTKLVLGLRDVLDEPDVLAAEWDRKGAVQATEQYYDEIWVYGVKSVYDPTAGLTLSDSARARMYWTGYLRREAAEVSEVPEDPFILITPGGGGDGAAMVDLVLSAYEQDPDLNPPAVLVYGPFLSGEVREEFETRVEKLQGRVTAVGFESRIEALFHGAEGVVCMGGYNTFCEVLSFDKRAVIVPRTVPRLEQWIRASRAEELGLVHMLDEDRDGMTPDAMVAAIRGLKTQSKPSDAGADGLLDGLDYVIKRTRKLMGDAALDAAAE; via the coding sequence ATGGTGCAGACACCTCTTCCTGCCAGCGACCGCCCCCGGCGCGTGGTGCTTTACAGCCACGACACCTTCGGGTTGGGGCATTTGCGCAGGTCACGGGCGTTGGCGTCTGCGCTAACCGCCAGCGATACCGTACAATCTGCAATCATCCTGACCGGTTCTCCGGTTGCCGGGCGTTTCACCTTTCCGGAACGTGTGGACCATGTGCGCCTGCCCGGCGTCACCAAACTGCCCGACGGGTCCTATGTGTCGCAGACACTGGGTCTGGATATCGACGAAACAACAGCGTTGCGTGCAGGTCTGATCCAATCCGCCATCGAACAATATGACCCAGATCTGCTGATCGTGGACAAAGAACCCACAGGTTTTCGCGGGGAGCTTTTGCCAACGCTGGAATGGTTAAGCCAAAGGGGCAAAACCAAGCTTGTGTTGGGGTTGCGCGATGTTCTGGACGAACCGGATGTGCTGGCCGCGGAATGGGACCGCAAGGGCGCTGTGCAAGCCACCGAACAATACTATGACGAAATTTGGGTCTATGGCGTGAAATCCGTTTATGATCCCACAGCGGGACTGACACTTTCGGACAGTGCACGCGCCCGAATGTATTGGACCGGATATTTGCGCCGCGAAGCCGCAGAGGTCAGCGAAGTTCCCGAAGATCCGTTTATCTTGATCACCCCGGGCGGTGGCGGGGACGGAGCTGCGATGGTGGACCTTGTCTTGTCTGCCTATGAACAAGATCCAGACCTGAACCCGCCCGCTGTGCTGGTCTACGGCCCCTTCTTGTCGGGCGAAGTCCGCGAAGAATTTGAAACCCGCGTTGAAAAGCTGCAGGGCCGTGTCACTGCTGTCGGATTTGAAAGCCGCATCGAGGCCCTGTTTCATGGTGCTGAGGGTGTTGTGTGCATGGGAGGCTACAATACATTTTGTGAGGTTCTGTCGTTTGACAAGCGCGCCGTGATCGTGCCGCGCACAGTGCCCCGTCTGGAACAATGGATACGCGCAAGCCGCGCAGAGGAACTTGGATTGGTACATATGCTGGACGAAGATCGCGACGGCATGACCCCCGACGCCATGGTCGCCGCAATTCGTGGGCTAAAGACCCAAAGCAAGCCATCGGACGCCGGCGCGGACGGTTTGCTGGATGGTTTGGATTACGTCATCAAACGCACCCGTAAGCTCATGGGCGATGCGGCGCTGGACGCCGCCGCCGAATGA
- a CDS encoding nucleotide sugar dehydrogenase: protein MTTGPIAILGLGYVGLPLALALDRAGFDVVGLDTDPDLVAALHKGTDPNGEIADASLAQSNATFTADPAALASCTTYIIAVPTPITKAKKPNLDAVLGACATIAPHLSAGDLVILESTVYPGVTEDVCGPALEAGSGLVCGLDIKLGYSPERVNPGDAEHSMENVIKVVAAQDAETLTRVQAIYAPVVKAGLHAATDIKTAEAAKVIENTQRDLNIALVNEFSLIFARMGLDTLDVLEAAGTKWNFLPFKPGLVGGHCIGVDPYYLTYRAEQLGYHPEVIHAGRRINDQMGSYVAQTLMKAMIKRDMNVKHAKVLILGYTFKENCSDTRNTRVEDILNELRDYSVDVDVHEPWVAAEVMKKRHGIDPVAKPVAGSYDAIVVAVGHKEFVEMGPDAIRALGKPGAVVYDIKGIFGKAGSDLRL, encoded by the coding sequence ATGACAACTGGCCCCATTGCTATTTTAGGTCTTGGTTACGTGGGCCTGCCCTTGGCGTTGGCCTTGGACCGTGCAGGATTTGACGTTGTGGGGTTGGACACCGACCCGGATTTGGTGGCGGCCCTACACAAGGGGACAGACCCCAATGGGGAAATTGCGGATGCTTCCCTTGCGCAATCAAATGCCACATTCACCGCTGACCCTGCGGCTTTGGCATCCTGCACCACATATATCATCGCTGTGCCCACCCCGATCACCAAAGCCAAAAAGCCAAACCTTGATGCGGTTTTGGGGGCCTGCGCCACCATCGCGCCACACTTGTCCGCTGGCGATTTGGTCATTTTGGAAAGCACCGTCTACCCCGGTGTCACCGAAGACGTTTGCGGCCCCGCTTTGGAAGCTGGCAGCGGGCTGGTCTGTGGTCTCGACATCAAACTGGGGTACAGCCCGGAACGGGTAAACCCCGGCGACGCCGAACATTCCATGGAGAATGTCATCAAGGTTGTTGCAGCCCAAGACGCAGAAACCCTGACCCGCGTGCAAGCCATTTATGCCCCGGTCGTCAAAGCGGGCCTACATGCCGCCACCGATATCAAAACAGCAGAAGCCGCCAAGGTCATCGAAAACACACAGCGCGATTTGAACATTGCCTTGGTCAATGAATTCTCGCTGATTTTTGCGCGGATGGGGCTGGATACGTTAGATGTGTTGGAAGCGGCAGGCACCAAGTGGAACTTCTTGCCGTTCAAGCCCGGCCTTGTGGGCGGACACTGCATTGGCGTGGACCCCTACTACCTGACCTACCGCGCCGAACAGCTTGGGTATCACCCCGAGGTCATTCACGCAGGCCGCCGCATCAATGATCAAATGGGCAGCTATGTCGCCCAAACGCTGATGAAAGCGATGATCAAGCGCGATATGAATGTGAAACATGCCAAGGTTCTGATCCTTGGATACACCTTCAAGGAAAACTGTTCAGACACCCGAAATACCCGCGTCGAGGACATTCTAAACGAACTGCGTGATTATTCCGTCGACGTGGATGTGCACGAACCTTGGGTTGCTGCCGAAGTCATGAAAAAGCGCCATGGGATTGACCCGGTGGCCAAGCCTGTCGCAGGGTCGTATGACGCTATTGTTGTGGCTGTCGGGCATAAAGAATTTGTAGAAATGGGCCCCGATGCCATTCGCGCCTTAGGCAAACCGGGCGCTGTAGTATACGATATAAAAGGCATATTCGGCAAAGCCGGCAGCGATCTGCGTCTTTGA
- a CDS encoding mechanosensitive ion channel family protein, which translates to MRSLLLCLATTFLLLTMAIPGAQVSAQSLFSLPASEADDDTDALADTLRLAAENGLGVVVVDTQGNIIVGGAKDAQDERAQPRESALMMAQAQGTAFRGMLRQRLQALPDSLNEVAYILRATSADGRIMTFVEVLLYSALLFGVGRLVMVYFVGPKIFRNFVTSRIKEKPAGYREKMPFLVFRFFVGIFATLISMAIAYVLGALIFPPVENQAIQVTILAIYVAFFAIRTIGDVWRMMLSPFLAQYRIPNLSDRDALVLYRWVFYVAALDIGVVTFATWIKDFGLNYNVYAIGYGGLALIMAALNICVALFNRRAISNAIRNGRAAQDVAMLTRLIARFWAPVVIIYVVFGWFELAFDLVLEQPLSIPLVAGAYAVFMTILIVYGVINFGIEAYFQRARRIQDMNAILESDDDESDMTAAEVEAMELAHMPRHKMGTFEELARRVSGILAFVAGSYALISIWGSSAQSMVEENPLTQRVLDVMVIVFIGYIVFHAFRIWIDAKILEEQGEVVEAELGDEGGGTSASRLATLLPLFRNFMLIIIFVTIILIILLELGVNVGPLFAGAGVVGVAVGFGSQSLVRDIFSGAFFLFDDAFRKGEYIDIGGVKGTVENISVRSFQLRHHLGALHTIPFGEIQVLTNYSRDWVIMKLPLRVTYDTDVEKVRKLIKKLGVALLEDPIIGPDFIQPLKSQGVIEMQDSAMIIRVKFMTKPGDQWVIRKKVYQEIRELFEREGIKFAHKEVTVRLADGNVEDLTPEQRKTVTAAAHAAIDDDLLEGGIEDDGDDR; encoded by the coding sequence ATGCGCAGCCTGCTTCTTTGCCTTGCCACGACCTTTTTGCTTTTGACCATGGCGATCCCGGGGGCGCAGGTCTCTGCGCAAAGCCTGTTTTCATTGCCGGCCTCAGAGGCTGATGATGACACGGATGCTTTGGCCGATACACTGCGATTGGCGGCCGAGAACGGCTTGGGTGTTGTGGTGGTTGACACGCAGGGCAACATTATTGTGGGCGGTGCAAAGGACGCACAGGATGAACGCGCCCAGCCGCGTGAATCCGCGTTGATGATGGCACAAGCCCAAGGCACTGCCTTTCGGGGGATGCTGCGCCAAAGGTTGCAAGCGCTACCGGATTCACTCAACGAAGTGGCCTATATTTTACGCGCCACCAGCGCGGATGGGCGGATTATGACCTTCGTTGAGGTGCTTTTATATTCTGCATTGTTGTTCGGTGTTGGCCGATTGGTAATGGTGTACTTCGTTGGCCCAAAGATCTTCCGGAACTTTGTCACCTCTCGGATCAAAGAAAAACCCGCAGGCTACCGCGAGAAGATGCCGTTTCTGGTATTTCGCTTCTTTGTGGGAATTTTTGCAACCCTGATCAGCATGGCCATTGCCTATGTGCTTGGGGCTCTGATCTTTCCGCCCGTAGAAAATCAAGCGATTCAAGTCACTATTCTGGCCATCTACGTGGCCTTCTTCGCGATCCGTACGATTGGGGATGTGTGGCGCATGATGCTATCGCCGTTTCTGGCGCAATACCGCATTCCCAACCTGTCGGATCGGGACGCATTGGTTTTGTATCGCTGGGTGTTCTATGTGGCGGCGCTGGATATTGGTGTTGTCACTTTTGCGACGTGGATCAAGGATTTCGGGCTGAACTACAACGTCTATGCCATCGGATATGGTGGACTTGCGTTGATTATGGCGGCGCTGAACATCTGCGTCGCCCTGTTCAACCGACGCGCCATCTCAAACGCAATTCGAAATGGTCGTGCGGCTCAGGATGTGGCGATGCTTACACGTTTGATTGCACGTTTCTGGGCGCCGGTTGTCATTATCTATGTGGTGTTCGGATGGTTTGAGCTGGCGTTTGATCTGGTCTTGGAACAGCCATTGTCGATCCCTCTGGTGGCTGGTGCATACGCGGTCTTTATGACCATTTTGATTGTGTATGGCGTGATCAACTTCGGCATCGAAGCCTACTTCCAGCGTGCGCGGCGTATTCAGGATATGAACGCGATCCTGGAAAGTGACGATGACGAAAGCGACATGACGGCTGCCGAGGTAGAGGCCATGGAGCTCGCGCATATGCCGCGCCACAAGATGGGCACGTTCGAAGAACTGGCGCGTCGTGTGTCCGGCATTTTAGCCTTTGTGGCCGGATCTTATGCATTGATCAGTATTTGGGGGTCGTCTGCGCAATCGATGGTCGAAGAAAACCCGCTGACCCAGCGGGTTCTGGATGTGATGGTTATCGTGTTTATCGGCTATATCGTGTTTCACGCCTTTCGCATTTGGATCGATGCCAAAATTCTGGAAGAGCAAGGCGAAGTGGTCGAAGCCGAGTTGGGCGACGAAGGCGGCGGGACCAGTGCCAGTCGTTTGGCGACTTTGTTGCCGTTGTTTCGCAATTTCATGCTGATTATTATCTTTGTGACAATAATTTTGATCATCCTGTTGGAACTTGGCGTGAACGTGGGGCCGCTGTTTGCGGGCGCGGGTGTGGTTGGTGTCGCTGTGGGCTTTGGATCGCAATCTTTGGTCCGTGACATCTTTTCCGGTGCGTTCTTTTTGTTCGACGATGCGTTCCGCAAAGGTGAATACATCGACATTGGCGGGGTAAAAGGCACGGTTGAAAATATCTCTGTGCGCTCGTTCCAGCTGCGCCACCACCTTGGGGCACTGCACACCATTCCGTTTGGTGAAATTCAGGTGCTGACAAACTATTCGCGTGACTGGGTGATTATGAAGCTTCCCTTGCGCGTAACCTACGACACAGACGTCGAAAAAGTACGCAAGCTGATCAAAAAACTGGGTGTGGCCTTGTTGGAAGATCCGATTATCGGGCCAGACTTTATCCAGCCTTTGAAATCACAAGGCGTCATCGAAATGCAAGACAGTGCGATGATCATCCGGGTCAAATTTATGACGAAACCCGGTGACCAATGGGTGATCCGCAAGAAAGTCTATCAGGAAATCCGCGAACTCTTTGAACGCGAAGGGATCAAGTTTGCCCATAAGGAAGTGACCGTGCGTTTGGCGGATGGCAATGTCGAAGACCTGACCCCGGAGCAGCGCAAAACGGTAACGGCTGCCGCGCACGCCGCCATAGATGATGACTTGTTGGAAGGTGGAATTGAAGACGATGGTGACGATCGGTAA